The window TTCTTTAAAGTGCATCAAATCGATAACGTTAGAAATTCAGAAAACTAGAACTTTAGACGAATTGGAATTGTTAAGAGTTAAATATTTAGGAAAAAATGGATATATTCCTCAACAAATGCTTGTATTGAAAAGTACGTTTTTAAAAAAAAAAAAATTTGGAGTTATATTAAATAAATTAAAAACTGATTTATTAACTGAAATTGATAGTCATAAAAAAAAATTAGAATTGTGTAACATTAATATATTTGAAAAAAAAGAATTTATTGATACGTCTATGCATGGACGTAGAAGTAATATTGGAACGTTACATCCAATAACTACAATGATTAACAAAATAGAGAATTTTTTTTTAAAATTAGGTTTTAAAATTGTTCAGGGTCACGAAATTGATGATGAATATCATAATTTCGATGCGTTAAATATTTCAAAAAATCATCCATCTAGAACTGATCATGATACTTTTTGGTTTGATTCAAATAGATTACTTCGTACTCAAACTTCTAATATGCAAATCAGATCAATGAAAGAAATGAGTTTACCAATTAAAATTATTGTTCCAGGAAAAGTTTATAGAAATGATCATGATACTACTCATACTCCTATGTTTCATCAAGTAGAAGGATTATTAATTGATCGAAATGTAAATTTTTCTAATTTGAAATGGATTATTGAATCATTTTTAGGTTGTTTTTTTAATAATAGTTTGAAGATTCGATTTCGACCTTCTTATTTTCCTTTTACTTTTTTATCCTCTGAAGTGGACATTTTAGAGAAAAATAATAGATGGTTAGAAATATTAGGTTGTGGTATGGTACATCCGAACGTGTTAAAAAATGTTGGTATTGATTCAAAAATATATTCTGGTTATGCTTTTGGGTTAGGAGTAGAAAGAATTTCTATGCTTCATCATGGTATTTCAGATATCCGCATTTTTTTTGAAAATGATTTAAAATTTCTTAAACAATTTAAATAAAAGTGAGTGTTTTATAATGGAATTTAGTGAACAGTGGTTTCGAGAATGGATAAATCCTACTGTCGATACTGATTCATTATGTGATCAAATGACAAAATTAGGATTGGAAGTGGAAAAAGTTGTTAAAATTTCAAATGTATGTACCAATTTAATTGTCGGTGAAGTAGTTAAACGTTCAAAAAATTTCTTTTCTATTGAATTTTTATTGATAAAAGTGAATATTGGTAATAATAAGTTTATTACAGTTGCATCAAGATATTTTGATGTTGTAAAAGGGATGAAAGTAATTATAGCTACTGAGAATTCTAAATTGTTTAATGATAAATTTCTAAATTTAATACGTTCGAGAAGTTTGGAATGTGAAGGAATTATTTGTTTTTGTGAAGATATTGGTATTATAAATTTTAAAAAAAATACTATAATTTTGCCACTTAGTTGCGAGGTTGGTGTAGATGTTAACAAATGTTTATCTTTAGATGATAATATTATTAAAATCAGTAGTACTCCTAATCGTTCAGATGCATTAAGTATACTAGGGATAGCAAGAGATATTGCAGTATTGAACAATTTATCTAGTCCTCGTTTAAAAAAATATTTAAATTCTGTGGACAATTTTCAAAAAACAGAAATACTAATTGATGCTTCAGACGTATGTTTACGATTTTTTGGACGTATTATAAGTAATGTGAATGTCAATAAGAATACTCCCTTTTGGATATTAGAAAAATTAAAACGTTCTTCTATAGAACCTTCTAATATAATTGCTAACATTATTAATTATGTACTAATAGAAGTAGGTCAACCTTTATATATTATAAATTTTGATAGTATTTTAAAAAAAATTGTTATACGTCGATCTTATAAAGGTGAAACTATTTTAGTTAATAAAAATAAAAATCTTGTTATCGAAAATAATTCAATAGTAATTACGGATGAAGAGAAAGTACTAGCTTTAGGTGGGCATATTTATTCTTGTGTTTCTGAAGTAAATTTAAAATCAAATAATTTATTTATGGGTTGTGCATCTTACAATAATTTAGATATTTTTAAAAAGTATCATCATTATGGATGTAAAAATTTTTTTACAGAACGTTATGATAGAGGTATAGATTTTAGTATACAGCCGGAAGCTCTAGAATATGCTACTTATTTAATTACAAAATTTTGTGGTGGTAGAGTTAGTAATGTTATAGGGAAAGTTGACTTTAAAAAAAAGTTTAGTCAAAAATTCATTAAACTATTCCGAAAAAAGTTGTATGAAATTACTGGATGTGTCATTAGTGATGAGTCAGTGAGTTGTTATTTAATAAAATTAGGTTTTAAGATAATTTTAAATAAAGGTTGTGAATATTGGTTAGTACAGCCTCCTAGTTGGAGATTTGACATTAATATAGAAGAAGACGTTATTAGCGAATTATTTCGAATGTATGGATATGATAAAGTCCCTATTTTTCCTATGTCTACATGTTACAATGTTCCATGTAACGATGAGTCAGATACTTTACTAAATAGAATAAAATTGTTTTTAGTTGATAGAGGATATAATGAAATTATTACATATGGTTTTGTTAATCCTGATCTTCAAAAATTATTATTTCCTGACATACCTTTATTGTGTTTGTCTAATCCTATTTCTCGAGAAATGTCATCTATGAGAGTTTCTTTGTGGATTGGTTTATTGTCAATTGTGTCTTATAATCAGAATAGACAAGAGAAAAAACTGCGCTTTTTTGAAAGTGGTTTATGCTTTATGAAAGATCCAAAAGAACGTTTAGGTATTAAACAGAGTATGTATTTGTCTGGGATATTAAGTGGACGTATAAATGATCTTCATTGGGATGTTATAGATAGAAAAGCGGATTTTTATGATGCTAAAGGTGATGTAGAATCTATTTTAGATTTACTTGGTAAATTGAATTTAGTAAAATTTAAAAGTTTTAAAGTTCCAGGATTACATCCTAACCAAAGTATTGCTATTTATTTTAAAGAAAAAATGGTGGGAATGATAGGAACTATTAACCCACATTTAGAAAAAAGGTTATCTTTAAAAGACAGAACTATCGTTTTTGAGTTAATATGGGATGATATTGCTTCTTTAAATAGTACGTGTTTCAAAAAAATTTCTGAGTATCCAAGAAGTATTAGAGATATTTCTATTATTGTAGATGAAACTATTGCTGTAGGAGATATTATTTTAGAACTTCAAAATTCTTTTTTTAAGAATATTGTTGATATAATTCTGTTTGATGTTTTTCGAGGAAGTAATATAGGAATAGGTAAAAAAAGTTTAGCTTTTCAATTAGTATTAGAGAATAAAGAAAAAACGTTCACAGAAGAAGAAATTTCAAAAATTTTAAAACGATGTATTGCAACATTGGAATCAAAATTTAATGCAGTTTTAAGAAAAAGTGTCGCACAGTGATTTCTACAAAAATATAATTTTGAACATGTTTATCGCATGTATATATCAATAAAATAGTTCTTTAATATTAGGAAGTTAATATTTTTTTGAAATTTAAATTTTTAAAGAAAGTATTCGATATTAGTGTATTTTTATATTTGTTTTTAAATGAATTTTGTATATATTATAGGTTTAATAATTTTAAAAAATTTTTAATATATATTCAATATGAGGAAAACGTTATGAACCTTTTAATTTCTGATGCTTTTGCTTTTGACAATAATATTCATAATAATAGCCTGTATTCTTTATTAGCAATGTTATTATTTTTCGCATTAATTTTTTATTTTATAATTTATAGACCACAGAATAATAAAATTAAAGAACATAAAAAGCTTCTTGAGTCTCTTGTTGTAGGTGATGAAATATTAACTTCTAGCGGGTTTTTGGGAAAGATTAAAAAAATCACTACAGTTGGATATATTATATTGGAATTGAACAAGAACGTTGAAGTTTTAATAAAAAGTGATTATGTTTTGTCAATATTACCTAAAGGTACTTTGAAAATTATTTAAAATGTTAACTCTTTAAAAGAATTTCTTTTTGATAGATAGTTATTTTTGTGTTTAAATTATTAATACAAACTATCGTTTATTGAGAATAATTTTTTTAATTTTGATTTGTATTTAACTTTTTTAACTTTAATAAATTTTTTAAGGACAAGATAGTTCTTGTATTTTGTAATATAGAGTGTTATTTGGTTCTGAAATTTTTGGTGATTAATAAAATTGAATTTAAATTTGAAATATTAAGTTTGTTTTTAATTTAAAATTGATATTAAAAATATTTTTTATATTAGTTTATTAAACATAATAAAATTTTTTCGGTTGTGTTTTAGAAAACATTATTCAAATATGATGATAAAAAGATGAAAATTGTGATGTGTTATGATTATTAATTCTAAATTTTACGATTTTTTAGTAAATTTTTAATTATATTATTGTAAAATTTTTTGGATTTTAAAATGATTTTGAGATAGAATAACTCTCATTATTAGTACAATAATAGGATTTCATTAAGTTGTTATTAATTCTTATTTTAAGAAATTTTAAAATAGTGTAAATGTTTTAGAATTTTTTATATCATTAAAAATATTGAGACAATATGACTTTATAGCAATAAATGTAGATATACATGTTATAGATTTTACTTTTGTAATGGATGATTTAGGTATATTTTTTAGTTAATATAAATTTAAATTATACATTAGTATTATTTTTTAACATTTTTAAGTGTGCTTAAACGTTATTAATGTAATTTTAATTATTTTATAGATGTAAAGTCTATTATATTATTTTTTTCATTAATTTTAACATTTTTTCTTAAAAAGGTATAGGAAGAGTAAAAAATTATAGGTTATATATGTGTGTTTCTTATAAAACTTGAAAAAGCTAGTTATTATCATAAATCATATTGAACATTTAAGTTCAATTTATACGTTAATTAAAATTTATAGATTTATATATTATATATATAAAAAATATATAAAATTTCTTATGCTTTAAAATAATTAGTTTTTTTGATTTTGTTAGTTATTCTTTATTTTTGATTATTTTTTTGCTATAGCAGTAAAATTAATATATTTTTTAAAAAAGTTTTTTTACATATTATTGTTATAATATTTACTTATTAAAAAATTTTATATTTCTAAAATTTTCAAGAAATTTAAGTTTAGAATTACGTGTACTAAATGTATTACTCTTATTTTTGGATAATGTTATTACAAAAATATTCTTTATATAATTTATTGCTTACAATTTTATTTTTTTAAAGTGTAATAAGAATTTTTTGATTTTTTAGCTACTACTTTTTCAGTAGCAGCGATATTATGTTTTTTTTAAATGAAGATATGAATTTTTTAAATATAATAAATTAGCACTTTATAAAAATCATATTATATTTTTAATTCACATTTTTTTATTAAACAAACAATATTGTTAGTCATTAATTAGTATATAAT of the Buchnera aphidicola (Schlechtendalia chinensis) genome contains:
- the pheS gene encoding phenylalanine--tRNA ligase subunit alpha gives rise to the protein MFNSLKCIKSITLEIQKTRTLDELELLRVKYLGKNGYIPQQMLVLKSTFLKKKKFGVILNKLKTDLLTEIDSHKKKLELCNINIFEKKEFIDTSMHGRRSNIGTLHPITTMINKIENFFLKLGFKIVQGHEIDDEYHNFDALNISKNHPSRTDHDTFWFDSNRLLRTQTSNMQIRSMKEMSLPIKIIVPGKVYRNDHDTTHTPMFHQVEGLLIDRNVNFSNLKWIIESFLGCFFNNSLKIRFRPSYFPFTFLSSEVDILEKNNRWLEILGCGMVHPNVLKNVGIDSKIYSGYAFGLGVERISMLHHGISDIRIFFENDLKFLKQFK
- the pheT gene encoding phenylalanine--tRNA ligase subunit beta; amino-acid sequence: MEFSEQWFREWINPTVDTDSLCDQMTKLGLEVEKVVKISNVCTNLIVGEVVKRSKNFFSIEFLLIKVNIGNNKFITVASRYFDVVKGMKVIIATENSKLFNDKFLNLIRSRSLECEGIICFCEDIGIINFKKNTIILPLSCEVGVDVNKCLSLDDNIIKISSTPNRSDALSILGIARDIAVLNNLSSPRLKKYLNSVDNFQKTEILIDASDVCLRFFGRIISNVNVNKNTPFWILEKLKRSSIEPSNIIANIINYVLIEVGQPLYIINFDSILKKIVIRRSYKGETILVNKNKNLVIENNSIVITDEEKVLALGGHIYSCVSEVNLKSNNLFMGCASYNNLDIFKKYHHYGCKNFFTERYDRGIDFSIQPEALEYATYLITKFCGGRVSNVIGKVDFKKKFSQKFIKLFRKKLYEITGCVISDESVSCYLIKLGFKIILNKGCEYWLVQPPSWRFDINIEEDVISELFRMYGYDKVPIFPMSTCYNVPCNDESDTLLNRIKLFLVDRGYNEIITYGFVNPDLQKLLFPDIPLLCLSNPISREMSSMRVSLWIGLLSIVSYNQNRQEKKLRFFESGLCFMKDPKERLGIKQSMYLSGILSGRINDLHWDVIDRKADFYDAKGDVESILDLLGKLNLVKFKSFKVPGLHPNQSIAIYFKEKMVGMIGTINPHLEKRLSLKDRTIVFELIWDDIASLNSTCFKKISEYPRSIRDISIIVDETIAVGDIILELQNSFFKNIVDIILFDVFRGSNIGIGKKSLAFQLVLENKEKTFTEEEISKILKRCIATLESKFNAVLRKSVAQ
- the yajC gene encoding preprotein translocase subunit YajC, translating into MNLLISDAFAFDNNIHNNSLYSLLAMLLFFALIFYFIIYRPQNNKIKEHKKLLESLVVGDEILTSSGFLGKIKKITTVGYIILELNKNVEVLIKSDYVLSILPKGTLKII